One Polynucleobacter necessarius genomic window, AGTCGGAGCAAATTGGCTTGTAAAAAGAGTTTGGGTTAGCTCAAGGACCAAGCAATTGTTTCGCCTGCTCGCAACGGAACGATGGTGGCATCGCCAAATGGCTGTTCACTGGGTATGTTTTGTGCTTTTTTAGTGAGTGTAATTTTTTTTGTATTACGGGGTAAAGAATAAAAATCGGGTCCATAAAAACTGGCAAAAGTTTCTAGGCGATTTAGTTTGCCAACGCTGTCAAATGCTTCGGCGTATAAACCTAGCGCATTAAATGCGCTGTAGCAACCTGCGCAACCACGGGCAGATTCTTTTGCGCCTTTTGCATGGGGCGCACTATCAGTACCCAAGAAGAAACGCAGATTACCGCTCGTGGCTACTTCCAGCAACGCAATACGATGCTCCTCACGTTTTAATACTGGCAAGCAGTAATTGTGTGGACGAATGCCGCCAGCAAAAATAGCATTGCGATTCATTAGCAAATGCTGCGGAGTGATTGTAGCCGCAATAGTATTTTTTCCACTAGTTGAGGCATCACGAACATACTGCGCTGCTTGCTTAGTAGTAATGTGCTCGAAAACAATTTTGAGCTCAGGAAAATCTTTACGCAAAGGCTCGAGAACTTGATCGATAAAGACTGCCTCCCGATCAAAAATATCCACATCGGGATGAGTAACTTCGCCATGCACCAAGAGCGGCATCCCAACCTGTTGCATTACCTCAAGAACCTGATAGCAGCGTTTAATATCGTTAACGCCAGCGTCACTATTGGTTGTGGCACCTGCGGGATACAACTTCAATGCAGCAATACCTTCCGCTTTAGCTCTTTGTATCTCATCTGCCAAAGTGTTATCTGTCAGGTAGAGCGTCATGAGAGGCGTAAAACCATTAATTCCTAAAGACTTTAGGTTGGATTCAATACGAGCTTGGTAGGCTTTTGCTAAATCAACTGTCGTTACTGGTGGATTCAGATTTGGCATGATGATCGCGCGGGCAAATTGACGTGCGGTATCACCCAATGCATCTCGCATCACGTCCCCATCACGAATATGTAAATGCCAATCATCTGGCTGAATGAGTTCAATTTGAGTTTGGCTGTTTGACATCGTTATTTGTTGAGCAAAATTATGCGGAAATCATTCACATTCGTAAGTGTATGGCCAGTTTCCACCAAAGCGCCCAATTCTGCAAAGAACCCATAACAATCATGCCCCTCTAAGAACGATTTAGGCGCCAATCCCCTAGCTTGGGCTACTTTACGGATATTCTCATCAAACCATGCGCCTGCATTCTTTTCACTTCCATCAATACCGTCTGTATCTGCCGCTAGGGCAGCAATTTGAGGTATGTCCTCACTAGCAGCAAATAGGGATAGTAGATATTCACTGCAACGGCCGCCACGGACCTTAAGGCCCGATGGAGTGGCACGATACATTCGCCCCCAGAGATGATCGCTGTAGGCTTTAGATACTTTGCGTTTTGCTGACGCGCTAACCCGGCTTGGAAAGATCCAACCTCTTGTGCCTCTCCAGCAATAGTGTCGCCCAAAATAATGGGATCATAGCCTTGAGTGCGAACATAATTTGCGCAGCCTCCAAACTTTTGTATGCGGTTGCCATGACATGATTTGCTACATTCGCGCCGATTAAATCACTATCTTTTAGTGTCTCAGGCCTCTCCCCTGTTAAACCCTGCTGGAGATGATTGAGCACAGACGAGGGAATGACAACCTCATTCAATTGATATTTCCCAGGATATTGAGTGCATCTAGATGGTTGAGTAATCGGCTGCACAGGGACCGCTAGCAATATCTGCTGGTGAATCTCCTGTCACGTCGGAAATTAATAATGCCTCGACTCTTGCTCCGCGACTAATCGCAACTCTTGCTAGATTACCCCCAAGAATTGCTGACAAATGCTTGCGCACCACATTCATTTCTTCAATCGGTGCCCGCTACGAAGAAGCGCTTCTGTGGTCTTACGCATACCTTCAATCGAGATACCCTCAACTGGCAACGTGAGAAGGCTGGAACCACCACCAGAAATCAACGCAATCAGAACATCATTTGGTTGTAGCTGCTTAGCAAGTGCAAGAATATCTTTTGCGCCATCCATTCCCGCCTGATCAGGAACTGGGTGTCCCGCCTCGACAATCTGGATTGTCGATGTTGGCGATTTATGCCCATAACGAGTGAGCAATACGCCCTCAATGACAGCTTTGGGCCAATGATTCTTCGCATAAGCCTCTAAGCGCTTGCCATGGAGGCGCTTGCCTTGCCAGCACCAACGATTAAGACCTACCTTTTGGCTCTTGTCCGGCTGGAAATAATTTCGCGAGATACTGCGGAACAATTAACTGCGGATCAGCTACTGCAACAGCCGCAGCAAATGCATTTTTAAGAATCGTTTCTGTATTAAATGGAGAATGAATTTGCTGCGTCATCGAGCTATTCTAATCAAGTGAGGCACGTTCTTGCATTAGCCACATCTCAGCATATTTACCATTAATCTTTAGAAGATCGAGGTGGGTTCCTCGCTCGACAATCTGTCTATACTCCATCACCAATATTTGATCGGCATGAATAATGGTTGAAAGACGATGGGCAATGATGAGCGTGGTTCGGTTTTTAGCTAAGCTGAGTAACTCCTCCTGAAACGCCCTTTCGGTTTTTGAATCCAAAGCGGATGTTGCTTCATCAAAAATTAATATACTCGGCTTCTTTAGCAAGGTTCGAGCGATAGCCACTCGCTGCTTCTCGCCACCCGAAAGTTTTAGACTACGCTTACCGACTTGCGTGTCATAGCCCTCGGGTAAGCGTTCAATAAATCCATCGATTTGCGCTGCTCTAGCAGCCTCTCGAACCTCTTCCAGAGTAGCAGAGGGGTCTCCGTAGGCAATGTTGTAACCAATCGTGTCATTAAATAAAGGTATCTTGCGGAACGATACCTATTGCCTTGCGCAAACTGGCCTGTGTCACATCATGCAGACTTTGGCCATCAATCAAAATCTTCCCGGACTGAACGTCATAAAAACGGAATAGCAATCTTGCTAAGGTACTTTTACCCGCACCGATTTGACCAACAACGGCAGTAATCGTATCCGCAGGAATATTAAAACTCACATCTCGAAGGATTTAACGCTTAGCGTCATAATGAAATGACACGTGATCAAAACACACGTCCGGACCTTTGCTGAGATTCTGAATGTGTAAAGGTTGACATTTGGCGAATCCGCAATCTCTTTCTCGGTATTCAATAATGAAAACATCCAATCCATATCCGTCAGAGACTGCTTGATTTCACGATAGATCACGCCCAAGAAATTCAGGGGGATATATAACTGAATTATTAGCGTATTGACTAAGGCTAAATCACCCAATGTCATCGTACCGTCCGCCACCCCAAGAGTAGCGCGCCACAAAATCAACATTAAACCGACTGCAATAATGATTTGCTGACCAAGATTCAAAAAAGCAAGAGTCTTTTGCGACTTGATGGCTGCGGTCTGATACCTCAACAAGTTTTTATCGTAACGGCGTGCCTCAAACGATTCATTACCAAAATACTTTACGGTCTCAAAATTTAATAGCGAATCAATGGCTTTTTGATTTGCTTTGGAATCCATCTCATTCATGGCCCTGCGGTAGTGCGTACGCCACTCCGTAACAGCAATCGTAAAAACAATATACAAAATGAGTGCTACTAAGATAATCGCAGCAAACCAAATGTTGTATGAATATGCAAAGTAACCAAGTACTAAACAAAACTCAATAAGGGTTGGCAGGATGCTATACAGAGAATACGAAATCAGCGATTGAATGCCCCGCGTACCGCGCTCTATATCCCGACTCTCGCCACCAGTCTGACGAGCTAAATGAAAACCTAACGCTAGAGAATGCAAATTCTCAAACACCTGAAGCGCGACCTTGCGTACCGCATTTTGTGTTACCCGAGCAAATAACACCTCACGCAACTCCGTAAATAAAGAAGCGGAGATTCGCAATAATTTATAGGCAACAATAATGCCCACTGGAACAACCAATAAAGCCTGTGGCGAATTGGCCTTAAGATCCAAAGAGTCAATCAACTCTTTCATCAAAATATGGATACCAAGGTTGGCAAATTTTTCTGCAATGAGGCGGCTGATAGCAAAGAGGACCCTCAGTCGATGCTCTAGAAGATAGGGTATAAACCACGAATTACCCGCCAGTCGCCGCGTTGAGGCTCTTTTGAATCACTGCCACTGAGGTAGTGGCTCGATGAATGTCTCATCGTTCTATCTTATTCGCTTCTCACTTGATCTGCAGAAAACCATTTCAAGATGGCTTCACCATTGCTACGTGAGAAACATTTTTGAGCAGCTGTCTCATATGGCAACCATTCATAAGCCACATGCTCTCTTGGGGAGAGCTTTATTGAAATATCATCGGGTACTTGAAGCGCAAACCAATGCTCCGTATTTTTAGTGATGCCAGGCGCATACCGAAAGCGCCATTCTGGATAAATTTCATATTCGATGTGCTGATGCATGTCATGCAATGCACCAGCCGGCAAAGAATCAATCTGAATGCCAGTTTCTTCAAACACCTCGCGTGCTGCAGCCAAGGTTAGATTTTCATCAGGTACATCTAGACTTCCGGTAACGGATTGCCAAAACCCTTGCGATCAGCACGCTCTATCAATAAAACATCCCTATTCGATTTATAGATTATTACTAAAACCGATATAGGGATTTTCAAGATCGCACCAGGACTGTGCTTGAGTTGTTTTATGCGGCAGGCGTTGCTTGACGTAAACGAATATGGAGCTCACGCAATTGACGCTCATCTACAGGGCTTGGCGCCTGCGTTAACAAGCACTGGGCACGCTGTGTTTTCGGGAAGGCAATCACCTCGCGAATAGATTCCGCGCCGGTCATCATGGTCACAATGCGATCCAGACCAAAAGCAATGCCACCGTGCGGAGGTGCGCCGTACTGAAGAGCGTCCAACAAGAATCCAAACTTGGCCTGAGCCTCTTCAGCGCCAATCTTCAAAGCACGGAATACCTGACTCTGAACGGCTTCTTGGTGAATACGCACTGATCCACCACCAATTTCACTACCGTTAAGCACCATGTCATAGGCCTTAGCTAAACACTTACCGGGGTCGGTTTCCAGATATTGCATGTGTTCATCTTTAGGGCTTGTAAAGGGATGATGGCAAGCAACCCAGCGCGCCTCGCCCTCGTCGTAGTCAAACATGGGGAAGTCAACGACCCACAGCGGTTTCCAACCTTCAGTAAAGAGGCCATGCTCTTTGCCCAAGGCTGAATGGCCAATCCGTAAACGTAAATTTCCGATAGCATCATTTACGACTTTTTCTTTATCTGCGCCAAAGAAAATAATATCGCCATCTTTTGCACCAGTGCGCTTCAAAATACCTTCAATAGCAGCGTCGCGCAAATTCTTCACAATGGGAGATTGCAACCCATTACGACCTTCAGCAACCGAATTGACTTTAATCCAAGCCAAGCCTTTTGCGCCATAGATGCTGACAAACTGAGTGTAGTCATCTATTTCGCTACGACTGATTTCCGCGCCACCAGGAACACAAAGACCAACCACGCGACCACCGGTCTGATTGGCTGCGCCCGAAAACACTTTGAAATCAACATCCTTCATGAGATCTGTAAGCTCGGTGAACTCAAGGTTGACACGCAAATCCGGCTTATCCGAACCAAATCGTGCCATACCCTCTGAATACGGCATTGTTGGGAATGGGTTTGGTAGCTCGACGTTCATTGTTTTCTTGAAAATATGACGAATCATATTTTCAAAGAGATCGCGAATCTCTAACTCACTCAAGAATGCAGTTTCACAGTCAATCTGCGTAAATTCCGGTTGGCGGTCTGCGCGCAAATCTTCATCTCGGAAGCATTTGGTAATTTGGTAGTAACGATCAAAACCCGCCAACATTAAAAGTTGCTTAAATAACTGCGGGGATTGGGGTAATGCAAAGAACTGACCATCATGCACGCGTGATGGGACTAAGTAATCACGTGCACCCTCTGGCGTGCTCTTAGTCAGCATAGGAGTTTCGATATCGATAAATCCCGCATCGTCAAGATAACGACGGCACTCCATTGCCACGTTGTAACGTAAACGCAAGTGTTTTTGCATTTGTGGGCGACGAAGATCCAACACGCGGTGGGTTAAGCGAGTTGTCTCAGAAAGATTTTCATCGTCCAGTTGGAATGGCGGCGTAACAGAAGCATTCAAAATGACTAGGCTATGACAAAGAATCTCTACTTTTCCACTTACCAAATCGGTATTTTCAGTACCAGCTGGGCGCGCACGAACTAGACCCTTAATCTGAATACAGAACTCGTTACGAACCTGCTCTGCAAGTGCGAACATTTCTGGACGATCTGGATCACATACAACCTGCACAAAGCCTTCACGATCCCGCAAGTCAATAAAAATCACACCCCCATGGTCGCGGCGGCGGTTAACCCAACCGGAAAGGGTGACCTCTTGACCAATCAGTGCATCGGTTACTTGACCGCAATTATGGCTACGCATTGACATAAGAATTTCCTAAAAATCAAAAATAGTGTGCCGACTCAGTTGTAGTCAAGGCACTTGAATTGTTTGGTGGTACGGAGCCCATCGAAACAATGTGTTTCAGAGCCTCCTCTACACTCATCTCCAGCTCAATAGCTTGAGCACGAGGCACGATCATGAAAAATCCAGAAGTAGGATTTGGAGTGGTTGGCAAAAAGACGTTCACATAGTCTTCGCCCAATTTAGCAGTTACTTCTTTTGCTGGAGCACCCGTCTGAAAAGCGATTGCCCACGAGTCAGCGTGAGGATAACGAATTAAGAGAGCCTTACTAAACGCTTGGCCACTTCCGGAAAATAGTGTTGATGACACTTGCTGTACGCTCGAATATATAGAGCGCACAACCGGAATGCGATTAACAAACTTATCCCAAACCTTTAGCCACCACTGGCCCGCAAAACTAATCGCCAAAACACCCGTTAGCATGATGACGGCAATCACAATAGCGATACCCACCCCTGGCAGGTCACGGAAATACTGAAGGTCAACAGCAGCATCACGGGGAAGCACCAAAATAATGGCGTGCATTACTGATCCAAAGACGCCATCAAGCAAACCTAAGCCCCACGCAATCACCCAAATAGTGATCGAGAGCGGTGCCCAAACTAAGATGCCTGCAATAAAGTATTTTTTCATGTGTTCTGCCTAGCCCGCTATTTTAGCGTTTTAGAAGCCAAGCAGCGAAAGGCTAATAAATGCCTAGGCTGATAATCAAAATACCGGCCAAAAAGCCGCCTGCGAAGAGAAGGGCGCCAGTAATCAAGCGATGCGTACGCCTTTCCTGCAATAAAAGTGCTTTTAAGACCTCTAATTCACCATTCTGATCTTTTAACTCAGCACGACTTTGGGCTA contains:
- the pyrC gene encoding dihydroorotase, coding for MSNSQTQIELIQPDDWHLHIRDGDVMRDALGDTARQFARAIIMPNLNPPVTTVDLAKAYQARIESNLKSLGINGFTPLMTLYLTDNTLADEIQRAKAEGIAALKLYPAGATTNSDAGVNDIKRCYQVLEVMQQVGMPLLVHGEVTHPDVDIFDREAVFIDQVLEPLRKDFPELKIVFEHITTKQAAQYVRDASTSGKNTIAATITPQHLLMNRNAIFAGGIRPHNYCLPVLKREEHRIALLEVATSGNLRFFLGTDSAPHAKGAKESARGCAGCYSAFNALGLYAEAFDSVGKLNRLETFASFYGPDFYSLPRNTKKITLTKKAQNIPSEQPFGDATIVPLRAGETIAWSLS
- the aspS gene encoding aspartate--tRNA ligase; translation: MSMRSHNCGQVTDALIGQEVTLSGWVNRRRDHGGVIFIDLRDREGFVQVVCDPDRPEMFALAEQVRNEFCIQIKGLVRARPAGTENTDLVSGKVEILCHSLVILNASVTPPFQLDDENLSETTRLTHRVLDLRRPQMQKHLRLRYNVAMECRRYLDDAGFIDIETPMLTKSTPEGARDYLVPSRVHDGQFFALPQSPQLFKQLLMLAGFDRYYQITKCFRDEDLRADRQPEFTQIDCETAFLSELEIRDLFENMIRHIFKKTMNVELPNPFPTMPYSEGMARFGSDKPDLRVNLEFTELTDLMKDVDFKVFSGAANQTGGRVVGLCVPGGAEISRSEIDDYTQFVSIYGAKGLAWIKVNSVAEGRNGLQSPIVKNLRDAAIEGILKRTGAKDGDIIFFGADKEKVVNDAIGNLRLRIGHSALGKEHGLFTEGWKPLWVVDFPMFDYDEGEARWVACHHPFTSPKDEHMQYLETDPGKCLAKAYDMVLNGSEIGGGSVRIHQEAVQSQVFRALKIGAEEAQAKFGFLLDALQYGAPPHGGIAFGLDRIVTMMTGAESIREVIAFPKTQRAQCLLTQAPSPVDERQLRELHIRLRQATPAA
- a CDS encoding DUF502 domain-containing protein → MKKYFIAGILVWAPLSITIWVIAWGLGLLDGVFGSVMHAIILVLPRDAAVDLQYFRDLPGVGIAIVIAVIMLTGVLAISFAGQWWLKVWDKFVNRIPVVRSIYSSVQQVSSTLFSGSGQAFSKALLIRYPHADSWAIAFQTGAPAKEVTAKLGEDYVNVFLPTTPNPTSGFFMIVPRAQAIELEMSVEEALKHIVSMGSVPPNNSSALTTTESAHYF